The DNA region TCAGGAGTTAAGATAGCAGCCATTTTTCCTTCCATTGCTTTTCTTTGTTCAGCCATCATTTCTCCTCTGCCTTGACCTTTTTTATCTTTCATTTCGGCCATTCTGGCTTCTCTGTTTTTAGCTTCGTCAGCGTAAAGTTGTTTTAGCTGTTCCTGTTGTTTCAGCGTCTAAGTTTAAATCTTTAGTCATTCTTGCAACACGTTGTTCTGTACGCTGTTCAGGAGTCATGTTTCCCATGTTACCTCTTTGTGGTCTGTCATTGTTGTCTTGAGCAAAACTGGATACTCCAACAACTAATAATGCGGCAATAATTAATTTTTTCATTTTTTCTGGATTTATGTTAAAAGTTATTGCAGTAAGATAATAAAAAGAGTAAAAGGTTTAATTATTAATAAAAAAAATATTGAATGATTTTTAAATACTAAAATTGACTTAGGAATTTTTTTGACGAATGAAGCTGATTCGAATTTTACAAAACCACCACGATTTTCATGTCTTTCAATAGATTGGGTTACAATCAAATATCCTATGGTAATCATGTTTAATAATTCGTAATAGGAAGTGTTGATTTGATGTGTTTTACCAATTGCTTCTATTTCTTGTTTCCAGTTTAAAAGTTGTTCTTTAGCTTTAATCAAATCCGAGTCATATCTAACAATACCTGCATTTTGTCTCATTAAATGCTGAAGATTTGCTTTTAATTTTACTAAATAGTTAGTTTCAATTTCCGGTTTTTCTGTTGCGTCTATTTCCTGAATATCCTTTTTTATTGTTTTTATTTCTAAATTAGGATTGGCCAGGTATTCGTAAATTCTGCTCGAATAGACTAATGCTTCTAACAATGAGTTGGATGCTAGCCGGTTAGCTCCGTGCAAGCCGGTTTGTGAGCATTCGCCACAGGCAAATAAATTGTTTACCGATGTTTTTCCGTCAGTGTCAACTACAATTCCGCCACAAATGTAATGTTGAGCAGGAACTACAGGAATCCAGTCTTTTGCAATATCAATTCCTGCTTTTAGGCAATGATTGTAAATCATTGGGAAATGCTTTTTGAAAGCTTCTATATCCAGATGAGTACAGTCTAAATAGACACAATCATCACCTGATTTTTTTAGTTCCAAATCAATGCTTTGGGATACAATATCTCTGGATGCCAATTCTTCACGGGCATCATAATCAATCATAAAGCGATGTCCTTTTTTGGTACGCAAATAAGCACCAAAACCACGAACTGCTTCAGAAATTAAAAATTTTGAACCAGTAGATGTGTCATAGAAAGCGGTAGGATGAAATTGGATGAATTCCATTTCTTTAATCTTGGCGTGCGCTCTATATGCCATTGCGATTCCGTCTCCGGTTGCTATTACCGGATTAGTGGTGTGTCCGTAAAGATGTCCTATTCCGCCAGTAGCTAATAGTGTGATATCAGATAGGTAAGTGCTTATTTGTTTAGTTTTTTCGTCCAGAACAATTGCTCCTAAACAGTAATTATCGGCTGTAATTAAATCGGCTGCAAAATGATGATCCAGAACCGTAATATTGTCTTTTTGATAAACCTGCATCAAAATAGCGCGTTCAATCTCATGACCGGTTTGGTCTTTGTGATGTACCACACGATTTTCAGAATGTCCTCCTTCTTTGCCTAAATTGAGGTTGCCATCGGAGTTTTTATCAAATTTAGCTCCCCATTCAATTAATTCTTTTAATCGCTTCG from Flavobacterium nitratireducens includes:
- the nadB gene encoding L-aspartate oxidase, translating into MTNTNYLIIGSGVAGLTFALRIAEQFPDKKITIVTKANADESNTKYAQGGIAIVTDKNEDSYQKHIEDTLICGDGLCDEVVVKMVVTEGPKRLKELIEWGAKFDKNSDGNLNLGKEGGHSENRVVHHKDQTGHEIERAILMQVYQKDNITVLDHHFAADLITADNYCLGAIVLDEKTKQISTYLSDITLLATGGIGHLYGHTTNPVIATGDGIAMAYRAHAKIKEMEFIQFHPTAFYDTSTGSKFLISEAVRGFGAYLRTKKGHRFMIDYDAREELASRDIVSQSIDLELKKSGDDCVYLDCTHLDIEAFKKHFPMIYNHCLKAGIDIAKDWIPVVPAQHYICGGIVVDTDGKTSVNNLFACGECSQTGLHGANRLASNSLLEALVYSSRIYEYLANPNLEIKTIKKDIQEIDATEKPEIETNYLVKLKANLQHLMRQNAGIVRYDSDLIKAKEQLLNWKQEIEAIGKTHQINTSYYELLNMITIGYLIVTQSIERHENRGGFVKFESASFVKKIPKSILVFKNHSIFFLLIIKPFTLFIILLQ